Proteins encoded by one window of Arabidopsis thaliana chromosome 2, partial sequence:
- the CDC48B gene encoding cell division cycle 48B (cell division cycle 48B (CDC48B); FUNCTIONS IN: nucleoside-triphosphatase activity, ATPase activity, nucleotide binding, ATP binding; EXPRESSED IN: 22 plant structures; EXPRESSED DURING: 13 growth stages; CONTAINS InterPro DOMAIN/s: ATPase, AAA-type, core (InterPro:IPR003959), ATPase, AAA+ type, core (InterPro:IPR003593), ATPase, AAA-type, conserved site (InterPro:IPR003960); BEST Arabidopsis thaliana protein match is: ATPase, AAA-type, CDC48 protein (TAIR:AT3G53230.1); Has 56751 Blast hits to 29677 proteins in 3123 species: Archae - 2145; Bacteria - 19832; Metazoa - 8766; Fungi - 6476; Plants - 5731; Viruses - 66; Other Eukaryotes - 13735 (source: NCBI BLink).), protein MLETESSVCDNIAGNEKWRAEAEIGGNERALQALRELIIFPFRYPLEARTLGLKWPRGLLLYGPPGTGKTSLVRAVVQECDAHLIVLSPHSVHRAHAGESEKVLREAFAEASSHAVSDKPSVIFIDEIDVLCPRRDARREQDVRIASQLFTLMDSNKPSSSAPRVVVVASTNRVDAIDPALRRAGRFDALVEVSTPNEEDRLKILQLYTKKVNLDPSVDLQAIAISCNGYVGADLEALCREATISASKRSSDSLILTSQDFKIAKSVVGPSINRGITVEIPKVTWDDVGGLKDLKKKLQQAVEWPIKHSAAFVKMGISPMRGILLHGPPGCSKTTLAKAAANAAQASFFSLSCAELFSMYVGEGEALLRNTFQRARLASPSIIFFDEADVVACKRGDESSSNSSTVGERLLSTLLTEMDGLEEAKGILVLAATNRPYAIDAALMRPGRFDLVLYVPPPDLEARFEILQVHTRNMTLGDDVDLRKIAEETDLFTGAELEGLCRESGTVSLRENIAATAVFNRHFQTAKSSLKPALTIEEVETYSSFRKAAKRSDSKPIPINKKKATSTVFGFSWQLGVLSLLLLATGNYYFNHTKHELLVASAT, encoded by the exons ATGTTGGAAACCGAAAGCAGTGTCTGCGACAACATCGCCGGCAATGAGAAATGGCGAGCGGAAGCTGAAATTGGTGGCAACGAGAGAGCTCTGCAAGCGCTTCGAGAACTCATTATCTTCCCTTTTCGTTACCCTCTCGAAGCTCGAACTCTTGGTCTCAAA TGGCCTAGAGGATTGCTTCTCTACGGTCCTCCTGGAACCGGCAAG aCAAGCTTGGTCCGTGCTGTTGTCCAGGAATGTGATGCacatttgattgttttaag CCCTCATTCTGTACATCGAGCACATGCTGGAGAAAGCGAGAAAGTCTTAAGGGAAGCTTTCGCTGAGGCTTCTTCTCACGCTGTTTCAGACAAGCCTTCTGTGATTTTTATTGATGAAATCGATGTTCTTTGTCCTCGTCGTGATGCTAG ACGAGAACAAGATGTTCGTATTGCTTCTCAACTGTTTACACTTATGGACTCAAACAAGCCTTCATCATCTGCACCaagagttgttgttgtagcaTCCACAAATAG GGTGGATGCGATTGACCCAGCGCTAAGAAGAGCGGGACGATTTGATGCTTTAGTTGAAGTGAGCACACCAAATGAGGAGGATCGTTTAAAAATCCTGCAG cTGTACACAAAGAAAGTCAATTTAGATCCTAGTGTCGATCTTCAAGCCATTGCAATATCTTGCAACGGTTATGTTGGAGCAGATTTGGAAGCTTTATGTCGTGAAGCGACAATATCTGCAAGTAAAAGATCTTCAGATTCTCTTATTCTAACATCTCAAGACTTCAAGATTGCAAAATCTGTGGTTGGTCCAAGTATAAACAGAGGCATCACAGTTGAAATCCCTAAAGTGACATGGGACGATGTTGGTGGTCTTAAAGACTTAAAG AAAAAGCTCCAGCAAGCTGTTGAATGGCCAATCAAACATTCAGCTGCATTTGTAAAAATGGGCATATCGCCAATGCGTGGGATACTTCTACATGGTCCTCCAGGTTGCTCAAAGACAACTCTTGCTAAAGCCGCTGCAAATGCTGCTCAAGCCTCCTTCTTTTCCTTAAG CTGTGCGGAGCTATTTTCTATGTATGTTGGAGAAGGTGAAGCATTATTGCGGAATACATTTCAAAGAGCTCGACTTGCTTCTCCAAGTATAATATTCTTTGATGAAGCTGATGTCGTTGCCTGTAAAAG AGGTGATGAGAGCTCAAGCAATAGTTCTACAGTTGGAGAAAGGCTTCTATCTACACTGTTAACCGAAATGGACGGtcttgaagaagcaaag GGAATCCTCGTCTTGGCTGCCACAAACCGCCCGTATGCAATTGATGCTGCTCTAATGCGACCTGGTCGATTTGATCTC GTGCTATACGTGCCACCGCCTGATCTAGAAGCCCGGTTTGAAATACTGCAAGTGCATACACGCAACATGACACTAGGAGACGACGTTGATCTCAGAAAAATCGCTGAAGAAACCGATCTCTTCACAGGTGCCGAGCTCGAGGGTCTATGCAGAGAAAGCGGAACTGTCTCACTTAGAGAAAACATCGCAGCAACCGCTGTCTTCAATCGCCATTTCCAAACCGCAAAAAGCTCGCTTAAACCAGCGTTAACAATCGAAGAAGTCGAAACTTATTCATCATTCAGGAAGGCGGCGAAAAGATCTGATTCGAAACCGATTCCgattaacaaaaagaaggCGACTTCCACCGTCTTCGGATTCTCATGGCAATTAGGTGTTTTGAGCTTATTGTTGCTTGCTACTGGAAACTATTACTTCAACCACACTAAACATGAATTACTAGTAGCTTCTGCTACATGA
- the CDC48B gene encoding cell division cycle 48B, with translation MLETESSVCDNIAGNEKWRAEAEIGGNERALQALRELIIFPFRYPLEARTLGLKWPRGLLLYGPPGTGKTSLVRAVVQECDAHLIVLSPHSVHRAHAGESEKVLREAFAEASSHAVSDKPSVIFIDEIDVLCPRRDARREQDVRIASQLFTLMDSNKPSSSAPRVVVVASTNRVDAIDPALRRAGRFDALVEVSTPNEEDRLKILQLYTKKVNLDPSVDLQAIAISCNGYVGADLEALCREATISASKRSSDSLILTSQDFKIAKSVVGPSINRGITVEIPKVTWDDVGGLKDLKKKLQQAVEWPIKHSAAFVKMGISPMRGILLHGPPGCSKTTLAKAAANAAQASFFSLSCAELFSMYVGEGEALLRNTFQRARLASPSIIFFDEADVVACKRGDESSSNSSTVGERLLSTLLTEMDGLEEAKVNKSS, from the exons ATGTTGGAAACCGAAAGCAGTGTCTGCGACAACATCGCCGGCAATGAGAAATGGCGAGCGGAAGCTGAAATTGGTGGCAACGAGAGAGCTCTGCAAGCGCTTCGAGAACTCATTATCTTCCCTTTTCGTTACCCTCTCGAAGCTCGAACTCTTGGTCTCAAA TGGCCTAGAGGATTGCTTCTCTACGGTCCTCCTGGAACCGGCAAG aCAAGCTTGGTCCGTGCTGTTGTCCAGGAATGTGATGCacatttgattgttttaag CCCTCATTCTGTACATCGAGCACATGCTGGAGAAAGCGAGAAAGTCTTAAGGGAAGCTTTCGCTGAGGCTTCTTCTCACGCTGTTTCAGACAAGCCTTCTGTGATTTTTATTGATGAAATCGATGTTCTTTGTCCTCGTCGTGATGCTAG ACGAGAACAAGATGTTCGTATTGCTTCTCAACTGTTTACACTTATGGACTCAAACAAGCCTTCATCATCTGCACCaagagttgttgttgtagcaTCCACAAATAG GGTGGATGCGATTGACCCAGCGCTAAGAAGAGCGGGACGATTTGATGCTTTAGTTGAAGTGAGCACACCAAATGAGGAGGATCGTTTAAAAATCCTGCAG cTGTACACAAAGAAAGTCAATTTAGATCCTAGTGTCGATCTTCAAGCCATTGCAATATCTTGCAACGGTTATGTTGGAGCAGATTTGGAAGCTTTATGTCGTGAAGCGACAATATCTGCAAGTAAAAGATCTTCAGATTCTCTTATTCTAACATCTCAAGACTTCAAGATTGCAAAATCTGTGGTTGGTCCAAGTATAAACAGAGGCATCACAGTTGAAATCCCTAAAGTGACATGGGACGATGTTGGTGGTCTTAAAGACTTAAAG AAAAAGCTCCAGCAAGCTGTTGAATGGCCAATCAAACATTCAGCTGCATTTGTAAAAATGGGCATATCGCCAATGCGTGGGATACTTCTACATGGTCCTCCAGGTTGCTCAAAGACAACTCTTGCTAAAGCCGCTGCAAATGCTGCTCAAGCCTCCTTCTTTTCCTTAAG CTGTGCGGAGCTATTTTCTATGTATGTTGGAGAAGGTGAAGCATTATTGCGGAATACATTTCAAAGAGCTCGACTTGCTTCTCCAAGTATAATATTCTTTGATGAAGCTGATGTCGTTGCCTGTAAAAG AGGTGATGAGAGCTCAAGCAATAGTTCTACAGTTGGAGAAAGGCTTCTATCTACACTGTTAACCGAAATGGACGGtcttgaagaagcaaaggTAAACAAAAGCTCATAg